DNA from Candidatus Binatia bacterium:
GTCGGCGCGCAGGAAGACCTGACCGTCGGGCCGAGTTTTGAGGATCGCCTGCAGCTTGGGTCCCAGTTCGGAAATAGTCATCGGCGTGTCGTTCAAATACACCTGCCCGCTGCGATTCACGGCGACCACGAGTTGTTGCTCTTCCCCTGTGAGCGCTGCCGCTTTCACCTTGGGCAGGTTGATGTTCACGCCTTGTTGCAGGATCGGCGCCGTGACCATGAAGATCACTAGTAGGACCAGCATTACGTCCACCAGTGGCGTCACATTGATGTTCGAGATCGCCCCTCCGCCCTGTTCCTCGAAGGCCATCGGCCTGCTCCTACTTCAAAAAGTGACGTT
Protein-coding regions in this window:
- the tolR gene encoding protein TolR, with translation MAFEEQGGGAISNINVTPLVDVMLVLLVIFMVTAPILQQGVNINLPKVKAAALTGEEQQLVVAVNRSGQVYLNDTPMTISELGPKLQAILKTRPDGQVFLRADQSVRYGEVMRVIATVKGAGVERLGMVTEPPAEDHR